One region of Vitis vinifera cultivar Pinot Noir 40024 chromosome 1, ASM3070453v1 genomic DNA includes:
- the LOC100261052 gene encoding large ribosomal subunit protein eL27x: MVKFLKQNKAVVVLQGRFAGRKAVIVRSFDDGTRDRPYGHCLVAGIAKYPKKVIRKDSAKKTAKKSRVKAFIKLVNYNHLMPTRYTLDVDLKDVVTVDALQSRDKKVTAAKETKARFEERFKTGKNRWFFTKLRF; this comes from the coding sequence ATGGTGAAGTTCCTCAAGCAAAACAAGGCCGTCGTCGTCCTCCAGGGGCGTTTCGCCGGTCGGAAGGCGGTGATTGTCCGCTCTTTCGACGACGGAACCCGCGATCGGCCGTATGGGCACTGCCTTGTCGCCGGAATTGCCAAGTACCCGAAGAAGGTGATCCGGAAGGACTCTGCGAAGAAGACGGCGAAGAAGTCGAGAGTGAAGGCTTTCATCAAGCTCGTCAACTACAACCACCTGATGCCCACTCGTTACACCCTGGACGTGGATCTCAAGGACGTAGTCACCGTCGACGCACTTCAGAGCAGGGACAAGAAGGTGACGGCGGCCAAGGAGACCAAGGCCAGGTTCGAGGAGCGGTTCAAGACTGGGAAGAACAGGTGGTTCTTTACCAAGCTCAGGTTCTGA
- the LOC100255965 gene encoding lecithin-cholesterol acyltransferase-like 4 — translation MAVLLEEIAQSVEIWLKLIKKPQPYVDPNLDPVLLVPGIAGSILKAVDDNGRGERVWVRIIGADYKFRTKLWSRFDPSTGQTVSLDPKTHIVVPEERYGLHAIDVLDPEMIIGRDCVYYFHDMIVEMMKWGFQEGKTLFGFGYDFRQSNRFQETLERFAAKLEAVYTASGGKKINIISHSMGGLLVKCFMSLHTDIFEKYVQNWIAIAAPFQGAPGYISSTFLNGMSFVEGWEQNFFISKWSMHQLLIECPSIYELMACPDFQWEHNPLLEIWREKHDKDGNSNIVLESYSPEESVPIFKEALSSNTVNYDGLDIPLPFNLEILQWACETRKILSCAKVPSQVKFYNIYGMNLKTPHSVCYGSVEEPVTDLEQLKFVQAQYVCVDGDGTVPVESAMADGLTAEARIGVPGEHRGILAEPHVFRILKHWLKAGDPDPYYNPLNDYVILPTAFEMERHKERGLQVTSLKEEWEIISRDLNDEDNIIVNNGKPLVSSIAVCDQSSLTEARATVTLHPQSEGKRHIELNAISVSATV, via the exons ATGGCGGTGTTGTTGGAGGAGATAGCGCAGTCGGTAGAGATATGGTTGAAGCTGATTAAGAAACCTCAGCCGTACGTTGACCCCAATCTTGACCCGGTTCTGTTGGTGCCCGGCATCGCCGGTTCGATCCTGAAAGCCGTCGACGACAATGGTCGCGGCGAGCGGGTTTGGGTCCGGATAATCGGTGCCGATTACAAGTTCCGGACTAAGCTTTGGTCGCGATTTGACCCCTCTACTG GTCAAACAGTGTCTTTAGATCCAAAAACCCATATTGTGGTCCCTGAAGAGAGATATGGATTGCATGCAATTGATGTCTTGGATCCTGAAATG ATTATTGGGCGTGATTGTGTTTATTATTTCCATGACATGATAGTTGAAATGATGAAATGGGGTTTTCAAGAGGGAAAAACACTATTTGGTTTTGGTTATGATTTCCGCCAAAGTAACAG GTTTCAGGAAACACTAGAGCGCTTTGCTGCGAAACTGGAGGCTGTGTACACCGCCtcaggaggaaaaaaaataaacataataagTCATTCTATGGGGGGTCTACTTGTGAAATGTTTCATGAGTTTACACACTGAT ATCTTTGAGAAGTATGTGCAGAACTGGATAGCAATTGCTGCACCATTCCAGG GTGCACCTGGATATATCTCATCGACATTTCTGAATGGAATGTCATTTGTGGAAGGTTGGGAacagaatttttttatatcaaaatggaGCATGCACCAGCTG CTTATTGAATGTCCATCAATATATGAATTGATGGCTTGTCCGGATTTTCAATGGGAACACAATCCACTTTTGGAAATTTGGAGAGAGAAGCATGATAAGGATGGTAACTCTAACATTGTTCTGGAGTCTTATTCCCCAGAAGAAAGTGTTCCAATTTTTAAGGAAGCTCTTTCCAGTAATACG GTTAATTATGATGGATTGGACATTCCTCTACCTTTCAATTTAGAGATCTTGCAATGGGCTTGTGAAACACGCAAGATCTTATCTTGTGCTAAGGTTCCTTCTCAAGTTaaattttacaatatatatgGGATGAACCTCAAGACGCCTCATAGTGTTTG TTATGGAAGTGTGGAAGAACCTGTTACAGATCTAGAGCAATTAAAATTTGTCCAG GCTCAATATGTATGCGTTGATGGTGATGGGACTGTTCCAGTGGAATCAGCAATG GCGGATGGGCTTACTGCAGAAGCAAGGATTGGAGTCCCTGGTGAGCACCGGGGAATCCTTGCTGAACCGCATGTATTTCGGATTCTAAAACACTGGCTGAAGGCAGGGGATCCAGATCCTTACTACAATCCTCTAAACGATTACGTGATCCTGCCCACTGCATTTGAAATGGAGAGGCACAAAGAGAGAGGCCTGCAGGTGACTTCCCTCAAAGAAGAATGGGAAATCATCTCTAGAGACTTAAACGATGAGGACAATATCATCGTCAACAACGGGAAGCCTCTGGTAAGCTCAATAGCTGTTTGTGATCAGTCATCTCTGACAGAGGCTCGAGCCACCGTCACTCTTCACCCCCAGAGTGAGGGCAAGCGACACATTGAACTAAATGCCATAAGCGTTTCTGCAACTGTTTAA
- the LOC100249170 gene encoding phosphatase IMPL1, chloroplastic isoform X2 — protein MGRSLLSSTVIPVRFPQIPKSIPPFNRSIHPIPPTFAPNYQRIRGFSIPTKTFCTKAVLSESPNPKRYPKMGSDSVGPIPPSQLIQVVEHAANTGAQVVMEAVNKPRNVTYKGLTDLVTDTDKMSEAAILEVVRKNFGDHLILGEEGGLIGDTSSDYLWCIDPLDGTTNFAHCYPSFAVSVGVLFRGKPAAAAVVEFVGGPMCWNTRIFSATTGGGAFCNGQKIHASQTDLVEQSLLVTGFGYEHDDAWATNIDLFKEFTDVSRGVRRLGAAAVDMCHVALGIVEAYWEYRLKPWDMAAGVLIVEEAGGTVTCMDGGKFCVFDRSVLVSNGVLHSKLLERIGPATEKLKKKGIDFSLWYKPENYNTDF, from the exons ATGGGCAGGTCTCTTCTCTCCTCTACGGTCATTCCCGTGAGATTTCCACAGATACCCAAATCAATCCCGCCATTCAATCGATCAATCCACCCAATTCCGCCCACTTTCGCTCCAAATTATCAACGCATTCGCGGGTTTTCTATTCCCACAAAAACCTTTTGCACAAAGGCTGTATTATCTGAATCTCCCAATCCCAAACGCTACCCAAAAATGGGTTCAGATTCTGTTGGCCCAATTCCGCCTTCTCAGCTCATCCAAGTGGTCGAACATGCTGCCAACACCGGTGCTCAG GTTGTGATGGAAGCTGTTAATAAGCCTCGGAATGTTACCTATAAAGGGCTCACCGACTTGGTGACTGA CACAGATAAAATGAGTGAGGCTGCTATCCTAGAAGTTGTAAGAAAAAACTTTGGAGATCACCTCATTCTTGGGGAGGAGGGAGGGCTCATCGGAGATACTTCTTCTGATTATCTCTGGTGTATCGATCCTTTAG ATGGAACAACAAATTTTGCACACTGCTATCCTAGCTTTGCAGTTTCTGTGGGAGTTCTGTTTCGAGGCAAACCAGCTGCTGCTGCTGTG GTGGAGTTTGTTGGGGGCCCCATGTGTTGGAATACCCGTATATTTTCTGCAACCACTG gtggGGGAGCATTTTGTAACGGGCAAAAGATTCATGCAAGCCAAACAGATCTG GTAGAGCAATCTCTTCTAGTGACTGGGTTTGGTTATGAGCATGATGACGCATGGGCTACCAACATAGATTTGTTTAAAGAGTTTACTGATGTCAGCAGG GGTGTGCGCAGGCTTGGTGCTGCTGCAGTGGACATGTGCCATGTTGCTCTTGGGATTGTAGAAGCGTATTGGGAATACCGTCTAaaaccatgggatatggctGCTGGCGTTttg ATAGTTGAAGAGGCTGGTGGGACAGTTACCTGCATGGATGGTGGCAAATTTTGTGTATTTGACAGATCTGTTTTGGTATCCAATGGTGTGTTGCACTCAAAG CTTTTGGAGAGAATTGGTCCTGCGACAGAAAAACTGAAGAAGAAAGGGATTGATTTCTCATTGTGGTACAAGCCAGAAAATTACAACACAGACTTTTGA
- the LOC100244000 gene encoding protein CYSTEINE-RICH TRANSMEMBRANE MODULE 6 has product MTQHGHHQGPVVYPPPSAPYPPPGQPPSAAYPPPHSVVYPPPRPPRSYPPPVQGYPQAQYVAPPPVAYPMKNGHQPPPPPARSNHRGSGFCRGCCAALCCCCLLDMCF; this is encoded by the exons ATGACCCAACACGGCCATCACCAAGGTCCAG TGGTGTATCCTCCTCCATCAGCACCGTACCCGCCGCCGGGCCAGCCACCATCTGCAGCTTATCCCCCACCACACAGTGTGGTTTATCCACCCCCGCGGCCACCCCGATCCTATCCGCCGCCGGTACAAGGGTACCCTCAAGCCCAATATGTGGCTCCACCCCCAGTTGCTTATCCCATGAAAAATGGCCATCAACCTCCTCCACCTCCAGCAAGAAGTAATCACAGAGGAAGTGGTTTCTGCAGGGGATG TTGTGCTGCTTTGTGTTGCTGCTGCCTCTTGGATATGTGCTTTTGA
- the LOC100249170 gene encoding phosphatase IMPL1, chloroplastic isoform X1: protein MGRSLLSSTVIPVRFPQIPKSIPPFNRSIHPIPPTFAPNYQRIRGFSIPTKTFCTKAVLSESPNPKRYPKMGSDSVGPIPPSQLIQVVEHAANTGAQVVMEAVNKPRNVTYKGLTDLVTDTDKMSEAAILEVVRKNFGDHLILGEEGGLIGDTSSDYLWCIDPLDGTTNFAHCYPSFAVSVGVLFRGKPAAAAVVEFVGGPMCWNTRIFSATTGGGAFCNGQKIHASQTDLVEQSLLVTGFGYEHDDAWATNIDLFKEFTDVSRGVRRLGAAAVDMCHVALGIVEAYWEYRLKPWDMAAGVLQIVEEAGGTVTCMDGGKFCVFDRSVLVSNGVLHSKLLERIGPATEKLKKKGIDFSLWYKPENYNTDF, encoded by the exons ATGGGCAGGTCTCTTCTCTCCTCTACGGTCATTCCCGTGAGATTTCCACAGATACCCAAATCAATCCCGCCATTCAATCGATCAATCCACCCAATTCCGCCCACTTTCGCTCCAAATTATCAACGCATTCGCGGGTTTTCTATTCCCACAAAAACCTTTTGCACAAAGGCTGTATTATCTGAATCTCCCAATCCCAAACGCTACCCAAAAATGGGTTCAGATTCTGTTGGCCCAATTCCGCCTTCTCAGCTCATCCAAGTGGTCGAACATGCTGCCAACACCGGTGCTCAG GTTGTGATGGAAGCTGTTAATAAGCCTCGGAATGTTACCTATAAAGGGCTCACCGACTTGGTGACTGA CACAGATAAAATGAGTGAGGCTGCTATCCTAGAAGTTGTAAGAAAAAACTTTGGAGATCACCTCATTCTTGGGGAGGAGGGAGGGCTCATCGGAGATACTTCTTCTGATTATCTCTGGTGTATCGATCCTTTAG ATGGAACAACAAATTTTGCACACTGCTATCCTAGCTTTGCAGTTTCTGTGGGAGTTCTGTTTCGAGGCAAACCAGCTGCTGCTGCTGTG GTGGAGTTTGTTGGGGGCCCCATGTGTTGGAATACCCGTATATTTTCTGCAACCACTG gtggGGGAGCATTTTGTAACGGGCAAAAGATTCATGCAAGCCAAACAGATCTG GTAGAGCAATCTCTTCTAGTGACTGGGTTTGGTTATGAGCATGATGACGCATGGGCTACCAACATAGATTTGTTTAAAGAGTTTACTGATGTCAGCAGG GGTGTGCGCAGGCTTGGTGCTGCTGCAGTGGACATGTGCCATGTTGCTCTTGGGATTGTAGAAGCGTATTGGGAATACCGTCTAaaaccatgggatatggctGCTGGCGTTttg CAGATAGTTGAAGAGGCTGGTGGGACAGTTACCTGCATGGATGGTGGCAAATTTTGTGTATTTGACAGATCTGTTTTGGTATCCAATGGTGTGTTGCACTCAAAG CTTTTGGAGAGAATTGGTCCTGCGACAGAAAAACTGAAGAAGAAAGGGATTGATTTCTCATTGTGGTACAAGCCAGAAAATTACAACACAGACTTTTGA